The DNA segment TTGTTTCCATGATTGTTCTGAAAATTGTTGTAACCAGATCTAGACTGAAAGTTTTGTTGAGGATTTGGTCCTCGCGGATAATGTCCCCGATTGTTTCCACCCATGTTAAAAGAGTTCCTTCCCAAACTGGCCTGAACCATTCTGTGTCCACCGGCACTTAAATGCCCAGTTGGGAGGTTTCTATTGAAACCGATAACTGGTCTATTGTGACCAGACTGACCTTCTGATCTAGAGTTTAATACATTTGGTGGGTCTATTGCATTAGTAAGACGTATGGCAGGAAAAATAAAATCGCTGTCATATTCTGGATCCCGAAAACGGAAGGTTATTATTTCGTTCGACATTATATTAGGTAAACCATTTATTGGTGATTTTAATGTGCCAGAGATTTTTATGTTATCTTCTGCTTTTAAAATACTTCCAGCCATTCCATCCAAAACCACCTTAATTTCTTTGTCCATAGAATTAAGTGATTTCAATTGATGTTTCAACCATTCAAATTTATGATGCAATTGTCCAATATATAAACGGTTGTCGCCTCTCTTATTTCGCCGGACTTCCTCGTCtgttagttttttataaaaaggttCAAGTGCTTTAAAAAGCCTCCGCTCGTCAACAAAAGGCAGTAAAGCTACTCCTTGCCAAGCaaacttttttccatttaaatcaattttaaagtCCTCTGGGTAAAAATCGATAATTGGTGAATCTGGATCAGACATTAATGTTGCCCATGGTTTTGGAACATGAGAAGAGCTGGCGGCGGGAAATACACCCATCAACTGTTCTAGTGGATTAAACGGTTTCGTGCCTTTGTCGAAACTGGTAGATAAGCCAGTAATGTTCACAAAATCGGATGCAAATGGTGCGTAATGGTATGGAAAATACCAATCCCATGATGCACAACcttgataataatattttagaacCCAGCAAAGTCCACGCACATATTGCAAAGCAACTGAATATCGAAAGCCTTGATTATTAGTTCCAACATCAAACTTCGATTCGTAATACCGATTTTTGAAACCAGCTTCATATAATCTAACTTCGTCATTGTCATTTTCGTCAGAATCGTTATCAAGACCTGCTTCTGCAGCTGTTCTTTTAACCCCTTTTTCATTTTGAGTTCTCAATTTTACAGCTTCTTCTTTATAGTTAAATGCCTGCTGTGAATTCGATGCTCCTCGATTTACCGCTGTTGGTTGGAAAAATGAGGACACACCAAGACTTTCAGCTTTATATTCGTTTTCTCGCTGGCGCTTCTGTCTTGCCTTAAATACCAGCTCTCGGCGTTGTCTCTCTTTAAATATATTATCTTCAACATTACCCAAATCCGTTAGAATCATTTGAACACGTTGCAGATTGACTTCTCCTGAATTCGTTAAATAGCCACCAgtcttatatacacattttttatataattccaCCAATCGATCCACTGCTCCTTCTCTAATTTCAAGACTTGGTAAATGTGGTAAAAAGTCATTTCCAACAAAGAAACACATAAAAACCCAGTCATCCAAAGCACGCtcaaaatcatatttaaatGGTAAATTGGGCATTTCTAATGTCTTTTTAAGGTATTCTCGAAGAACACTCAATCTTACGAAAATAAATCTAACTTCAGCGTTTATGGGCACGTCCGGTTTAAAGCTTTCATCTTTCGACCCACTTGCATTTCCTAGTCCTACACATTTCTGCATTTCATGTCCATATTGCTTACATATATCACATGGGCGAGGTTTATTTGGTAGAAACTCTTCTCGTATGATTGTGAAATTCGGTTCATGAGTAGCAAGCCCTAACATAATCAAATCGGCATCTGCACCACAAAGTACATGTTGAGTATTGGCATCGTGATCTGGTTGAGCCCTTTGTTTTCGAATATAGTCCATTATTTTGTGTTCACCTTCACCAGGGACATTCGCATCTGACAATACTACTTTTATTCCTTTCCAAGCTGGGTTTGTGTTCATACGGTCGTGTATATAATAATGTAAGCACTTACTTAATCTGTCCATAAACGGTGTACCTGGTGTTATACAATTGGAATCGAAGTGTTCCTCGTCAGTTTTTTCAGGTGGAAGTATATATCCCTTGACTAAAAGTTCGTctctaattttttgtatttccatTCGTTTTTCATTTGTTTCCTTAGCAGCTCTGAAGCGCCGGGACCTCTGTTGATTCATTTTCGCTCTTGGCGCTACACCGTCAATTgccatatataataattttcgagGGCGGACAATACCAAACAATCTGTCAATGCATTCAAATATCGCTACCATCATTTCATCTTCATTTTTCGGGGCTGGCTTATCTTCAGGATGTGTGCATGGATGTATGATACCATTCATATCCAAATAAAGATTATCAAATTCAATTCCATTAGGGTTTGGTAGTGTAGCGTCCTCGTATATTGTTTGTCCGGTGTTTGGATCCAAATTCTTGTTTTCTACACAATCAACGATGACACATGCATATTTCTTACTTAACCATCTAAAAAATGCCGGAACTCCCATTATAGTAACTTTAAAAACTCCGAATTTTCTTACAAATTGCTAAAAAAAACGAGGAATTTTAGTTCTTAACCAAATAAGCGGACAACATGGACAATGTTAATTATCAATAGACACGATATTGTGAATAGCAATGTAATGATTCATTGCAGCTAACTTTTGGCTGATGAGTTTGCTTTCAGCGTTGTTTTagctttaagtttttttaataaatgcaatTCTAAgagtattttggaaaaaatcagtccttcaatttcaaacatattcaatataaattataattaaacaatGCGTAAAATATTCTATCTAATAAAAGCGATAAACATCTTTTACTTATGACCTTCGCCAACAATAAGCGGTTCTccaatgaattatttttaacgGTATGGCAACGCTAGTGTTGATTATAAAACAAAAGGgatcaaaaatacaattttgccAATGCTAGTGATTTGTTATTAATAGTATTCAGAAAATTGCTGTTAACAAATGAAGTGCAAAGCCAAATAAAAAGTACAGACTTTTAtaagaaaactttttgaattaattGTAATGAAAATACTGTAGCAGTAGTGGACAAACAAATTATGTGAAGCTTATACATTTGTGAATCGTGATAATTGCGAAAGGTTGTATCGAAGTATGTGGCAATTACATGAAAGTAATAATACAAGAGGTGTTAAATGACTTTCTCACagtattacatttaattttggaGTGTGCTATTATTACTGTGCAAATCAATAAACGACTAGTGTGAGTTCATATCGTTTTTGCtttgattgaaa comes from the Bactrocera neohumeralis isolate Rockhampton chromosome 2, APGP_CSIRO_Bneo_wtdbg2-racon-allhic-juicebox.fasta_v2, whole genome shotgun sequence genome and includes:
- the LOC126767737 gene encoding 5'-3' exoribonuclease 2 homolog, whose product is MGVPAFFRWLSKKYACVIVDCVENKNLDPNTGQTIYEDATLPNPNGIEFDNLYLDMNGIIHPCTHPEDKPAPKNEDEMMVAIFECIDRLFGIVRPRKLLYMAIDGVAPRAKMNQQRSRRFRAAKETNEKRMEIQKIRDELLVKGYILPPEKTDEEHFDSNCITPGTPFMDRLSKCLHYYIHDRMNTNPAWKGIKVVLSDANVPGEGEHKIMDYIRKQRAQPDHDANTQHVLCGADADLIMLGLATHEPNFTIIREEFLPNKPRPCDICKQYGHEMQKCVGLGNASGSKDESFKPDVPINAEVRFIFVRLSVLREYLKKTLEMPNLPFKYDFERALDDWVFMCFFVGNDFLPHLPSLEIREGAVDRLVELYKKCVYKTGGYLTNSGEVNLQRVQMILTDLGNVEDNIFKERQRRELVFKARQKRQRENEYKAESLGVSSFFQPTAVNRGASNSQQAFNYKEEAVKLRTQNEKGVKRTAAEAGLDNDSDENDNDEVRLYEAGFKNRYYESKFDVGTNNQGFRYSVALQYVRGLCWVLKYYYQGCASWDWYFPYHYAPFASDFVNITGLSTSFDKGTKPFNPLEQLMGVFPAASSSHVPKPWATLMSDPDSPIIDFYPEDFKIDLNGKKFAWQGVALLPFVDERRLFKALEPFYKKLTDEEVRRNKRGDNRLYIGQLHHKFEWLKHQLKSLNSMDKEIKVVLDGMAGSILKAEDNIKISGTLKSPINGLPNIMSNEIITFRFRDPEYDSDFIFPAIRLTNAIDPPNVLNSRSEGQSGHNRPVIGFNRNLPTGHLSAGGHRMVQASLGRNSFNMGGNNRGHYPRGPNPQQNFQSRSGYNNFQNNHGNNFPGGNNYRNHQQNPHRGGHQNNRFQRYNPYGQPNNRF